Part of the Fodinicola acaciae genome is shown below.
ATGACCCTGTCCGCGTCCTCTTCACCGGCGATGTCGCGTCCGAGGGTGTGAACCTGCACCAGCAGTGCCATCACCTTGTCCATTACGACCTGCCGTGGTCACTCATCAGGATCGAGCAACGCAACGGTCGTATCGATCGCTACGGGCAACGTGAAGCACCGGAGTTTCGAGCGCTAATCCTCTGTAGCGACGTCGAATGGCGCGATGACGAAACCGGGCAGGCGCGTACGTTGGACGACCGCTTGGTTGGAGCCAAGTTGTTGCGACGCGAGGAGGAAGCCAACCAGATTGAAGGGTCGGTGGAGACCGTCACCGGCCTGTACCGGGCGGCTGAGGAGGAGAACCGGCTGACCAGGGACATACTCGCGGGTCGCACCGTCGAGCAGTCCATCAAGCAGTCACGCCAGGAAGGCGACGGCTTCCTCGCCAACCTGATGGGAACAGTTGGCACGGTGTCCGCGCGAACCGAGGTGGCAACCGCGTCCGTCCCCACCCTCTTCGAGTCGAAGGCCGCCTATTTCGATGAAGCCTTGCGGCAGATTTGTCCCACGAGCCCGGAGAACGATCTTTCCCTCCGCCGCGACGAGAACGGTACGATCGCCTTCGACCCGCCCGCTGACCTGCAGTACCGCCTGAAGGCACTTCCTAAATCGTACTTGGATGAGCAGGGCATTCTGACCAACCGGACGCGTCCTGGTCGGCTTCGAATCACCTTCTCCAAGGATTTGGCGGAGAAGCGCCTCAAGGCCGCGTTGGACTCCTCCAAAACCCAATGGCCGAACGTCAGCTACGTGTCCGACGTTCATCCAGTGCTGGACTGGGTGACTGACAAGGCCTTGGCGTCCCTCCGGTACGACGAGGCATTCGTCTTGGCGTACGCGCCAGATCTGGAACGAGTCGGCGAGCTCGATAGGTCGCTTGCGTCGTACCTCAACTACCCGATCTTTCTTATTCAGGGCAGCTACAGTAACGCGCTTGGCAGACCCACTGTGGTCGAATGGATGGCGGTCCTCGGACTCTCCGACAAACCCTGTGTGGTCGCAATGGATGGACGTTTCCTGGATATCTGCGGGGTAGGACCGAAGATGCCCGGCCGAACGGCAGCGGCACAGGATCTCGAGGAACTGCGGAAGCTCGTGCCACGCGCAATCTACGAGGCGCGGCGGCACCTGCAGAACCGTAGGGGCGAATACGACGAACGCACGAGGCGGATTCTCGAGCCGTATAGCACCCGAGTGCGGAAATGGCATCAGGATGCCCTGATCGCACCAGGCCGTCCGGATACAAAGGCTGTGAACCAGACGGCAAGTCGTCGTCAGGATCTGGTCAACTCACTGGAAACATCGGGAGCACCGATGCTACGTCTGCTGGCCGTTCTCCAGCCTCAGTTCACCGTCGGAGATAGTGTCCAATGACTGCTGACTTCGATTCGTTCACCAACCGCGGTGAGTACATTGCCGCACACTATTTCGCCGACCAGCTTGACACGGATCTGAAGAGGGGCATCTTCGACAAGTGGGCGGTTCGTGAAGGCGACAAGCACGACCCGCGAAGAACTCCTCGACAGCTACTCCGTGACCTGCGGGGCGACTACCTTTCGGGAAAGTTCCGTAGCTATTTTGCCGAATGTGCCGATTTCGACATATCGGAGGACGCTGCGAACAGCCAGAACAGGCTAAGGCTACGGACGTACAACAACCCTGATTGGGTCGGGCGTCTCGGTGAATGGCATGGGAAGGTACTAACCGCTCTCGGCTTCGAAGCTGAGTCGACCGAGCCACTCACACTCTCCGTCCGGCACGCTGGACGGGACAACGCGGTGACTGTCGCTTGGTCCGGCGATGGAATCGTGGCCATCGAATGTGGGTGGGCCGCGGTCACCGACACGACACTGGACGCCGACGGCTCAGGACGGCTGCTCCACCCGCTGAGGATCAGTGCCAGCGAGGCGTACGAGACTGGGCCAGCGCTGGCTACGTGGCTCTTCCAGAGCGAGATTCACGATCTCGGCGACGTGCCGCCGCGCTTCATTCTGCTGCTGTGCGGTGGAGTTATCGTGCTCGCAGACCGCCAGGCGTGGTCCGAGGGCCGCTTCCTGGCGGCGAACCTCGATGCGGCGCTGGAGCGCAACGATCGCCGGCAGCTCGGTGAGCTAGCCAGCATTGCGGCTCTCTTCAGCCGCGAGATGTTGGCTCCCAGCGATGACGGCAAAGGGTCGCCAATCGACGCCATCCTCAAGGCTTCCCGTGACAATGCCGTCGGTGTCTCCGGAGACCTTCGCGACGGGCTCCAGCGTTCGGTGGAGATCATCGCCAACGAGGTGTTAGCTCGGCTCGACGACGCCAAAATCTCGCCGCGGCAGATCGAGGATCCTAAGCTAGCCGTTGAAAAGGAGCTCACGCGGGAATGCCTGCGGTATCTCTATCGCATCCTATTCCTTTTGTATGCAGAAGCGCGGCCGGAGCTAGGTATCCTGCCGGCGGATGACGGCACCTATGAAGCCGGCTATTCGGTCGCTCGGCTGCGGGAACTGGTTGAGCGTGACGAACAGCTTGTCGAAGAGGAAGCCAGGAATGGCTTCCACCTGTTCGCTTCGCTGGAAGTCCTTTTCGACAAGGTCAACAACGGCCACCGTCCCTACGGCACGGAAGCTGATGACGTACGTCTCGAAGATGACGAGGAGACCCGAAAGCTCAAGGAGAAACTTCGCAGCGAGAACCGCGGCCTGCGATTTGAACCGCTCCGGAGCGAGCTCTTCGAGCCCAAGGCCATTCGGCTCATCGGTCGCGAGGTCGTCGACCCCCGGTCCGAGGAGAACGGCAACGTCCGCCACCTAGATCTGCGACTACGCAACTCCGCCCTGCACGAGGTCTTGCGCCTGCTGACCATGAAGAAGGGGGCCAGGTCCGGTGACCGCGGCGGCTTCATCTCTTATCGCAACCTAGGGATCAACCAACTCGGTGCTGTCTATGAAGGCCTAATGTCGTACACCGGCATCATCGCCACAGAAGAGTTGTGCGAGGTGGCCAAAGGCGGCGATCCCGAGAAAGGCTCCTGGCTGATCCCTGCCCACCGGCAGACGGCCTATCCGGAGAACACCGTCGTGATGTACGACGAGGTGGACATGCGTAAGGGTCTACGTGGTCCGAAGCGGTATAAACCCGGCTCATTCGTCTATCGACTGTCCGGCCGCGACAGGGAGACCTCTGCCTCGTACTACACGCCAGAGTCGCTGACCAAGGTCACGGTCGAGCTAGCACTTAAGCATAGGCTCGATCAGGAACACGACAGTGATGGCAATGTCATCAAGACGCGCGCATCGGAGCTTCTCAACTACAAGATCTGCGAGCCAGCCCTCGGTTCGGGTGCCTTCCTCAACGAAGCCATCAACCAAGTCGCCGAGGAGTATCTTCGCCGTCGCGAAGGCGAGCTTGGCACCTCGATTCCGACGGCCGAGGCCTTGACTGAGAAACAGCGAGTCAAGGCGTACATCGCCCTGCACAACGCCTACGGCGTGGACCTGAACGAGACGGGCGTTGAGCTGGCCGAGGTCTCGCTGTGGCTCAACACCATGCACCCCGGGATGCGGGCACCATGGTTCGGTCTGCATTTGCGCCGTGGCAACTCGCTCATCGGTGCTCGCCGAGCGGTTTACGCGGGCAAGGACGTCTTTTCAAAGGCCAAGGCGTGGCAGAAGGCCAGTGACCCTCTTGGGCCGACGCCCCTGCCGTTCCTATCCGACGGCAACGAACAGCTGCTGCCGACGGACGCGGTCCACCAGTTCCTCCTGCCAACACCGGGCTGGGCCGCCGTCGCACGATCGACCGAGGCCAAGAAACTCGCACCTGACGAAACGCGGACGCTTGGGGCGTGGAAGAAGGGCCTTCTCCATCGCCCTACGACGGCCCAATATGCGCGGCTGCGGGCAGCTGCCAAACGGATAGAGTTCCTCTGGTCGCTCGTGGTCAAGCGCATGGAGCTCTCGGAAGCAGCGATCTCCCGCAAGATCGATGTGTGGGGTGCGGACCCGACCGATCCCGAGTACTCATTCCTGCGACAGCCAGATCAGCCTGAGACGAAGGAAAAGGTCTTCGAAGATCTTTTCGACGCCGTGGACACCCCGTACTGGCGGCTGAAGACTGTCATGGACGCGTGGTGCGCCCTGTGGTTCTGGCCAGCTGACAAAGCCCCACTGCTCGACGGCTCCGACACCGTGTATGACAGCTCTCTGATGCCGACGGGAGCGGACAGCCTGAGCGCCCTACTCGACAACGCACCCGTGCTCGACTCCGACGAACTTGGCAACCCACACGAATTCCCTTCGGCCAACGCCACAATCCCGCCGACGCAAGAGTCGCTGTTCGGCTCTGACCTCGACGTCGCGCCGCGCAATAATGAGTCGTCCGTGGGCCGCCCACAGCGCCAAAAGAACCCGCCAAAGTCGAAGCGCCGGCTGCTTCGGCAACACATTCCACTGAAAGACCTCGATGACTGGCTGGACTTCCTAGAGGCAATGGTTGGAACCAGCGAGGTCGACGCGGATCAGCTCATCGAGCACTTCAACAGCCTGGACGCCCTCAAAGACTACGAGGATGCGCTCCCGAAATTCATGGGCATGGACACCATGGATCCAGAGCAACGCTTCCCCTGGCTGCACACGGTCCGCAACATCGCTGCGGAACAGGGCTTCTTGCATTGGGAGCTCGAATTCGCCCTCATCTTCGCTCGCACCGGCGGCTTCGACCTCCAAGTCGGCAACCCGCCCTGGGTCCGACCCCGCTGGAACGAGTCCGAGGTCTTTGCTGAATACGAACCCTGGTTCGAACTACAAGAGAAGGCATCCGTCAGGGAAAAGGAGAGCAGACGTCGCGAACTCCTGCAGAACCCCACGGCGTTTGGGGGCGCACTCCAAGAACTAACAACAACAAGTGCGCACGTCGGATTGTTTGGATCGCCGCAGGTTTACCCTCTTTTAGTTGGAACCCAGCCCGACCTCTATCGGGCATTCATGTGCCAGACTTGGACACACAGTGCGCCTTCAGGAACTGGTGGTCTTCTGCACTCTGATTCGCATTTTTATGGCGATAAGGAGGGTGCGCTGCGAGAAGCTGCGTATCAAAGGCTTCGTATTCATGGAGACTTCGTCAACTCAGGTCAGCGTTTCTTCCCTGAACCTGTTGGTCACGCAACCCATTTCGGAGTGCACATATATGGCGCTTCGAAAGATGTCGGGTTTGACCATCTTTCTTGGTTGGTCTCTGCAGATGCACTGCGATTCTCTGGAAGTCATGATGGCTCAGGCGAGGTGCCGGGCGTTCGATATAGAAATGCAGAGTTTGATGAACGACCGCATCGGACCAGAGTCATCAGGGTTGACGATCGAGTGCTCGGCGTTTGGCAACGGCTATTGGGTGAGAGTGATCAACCTGTCACGCAAGCTCGCCTTCTATTTCCCGTGAGCACGGCTGAAGCCTCTGCAATCGCGGCACTGGCTGACTATCCTTTGCGTCTAGCAAACCATGAGATGCAGATCTCTGCTGGTTATCATGAAAGTGGTTCAAAACGAGTCAATATTATTGACTATAATCGCCGCGACGAATTGACGGGCCGCGAATATCAGCCGAACCATTGGAAAGACGTGATACTTAAAGGTCCACAGCTAAGCGTTGCTACCCCAGTCTTTAAGCGCCATGATGCCAACAGCAACGATACTTATGGCGCTGACTTAGTCAGTCTGTCGGTGAATTTTGTGCCAGACACTGCGTACGTCCGAGTGGCGAGCGAGACCCGTTCATATTTGGCGGCGCAGGATCGGTGGATAAATTTCAAGATTCTCAATCAGCTACGAGTCGACTCTAATGTGGTGGCACGAGCTCGCTCCACCATTGCCGAAGTCGAGCAGATTCCCGAAGAAGATGTCGCCCCGGAGAAGGTGGACGAGGCCCTGGTCTTACGCTCGCGTAGACGGTACACGACATTTACACGCCTTGCGTGGCGTAGGATGATCTCGCCGAACAGTGAGCGGGCTCTGTATGCGGCACTTTTTCCTCCCGGGCCTGCACATATCCACGCAATCCATAGTATGGCCATGCCTGACAACCTGCAGACAGCTATTGTGGCAGGATTCTGGGCGTCGTTACCTCTCGACTATTTCCTCCGGACGACTGGACGTGGCGATCTCCAGGTTAGCGGGGCCAAGGCGATGCCTGCCCCGGGCCTAGTAGATCATCCTCTGGCATCCAGTCTGCTCATTCGCACACTACGTCTGAACTGCCTAACGCAAGCCTACTCTAAGTTGTGGGCCGAATTGTACGACCCGGGGTGGTTGAGATTAGAGGGATGGGTATGCGATTGGCCTGGGCTCGGCGCACTTCAGGATGTAGCCGCGGAGTGGCAGCCTGAAACACCGCTGCGGTCTGAGCGTGCAAGACGGTCGGCGCTCGTAGAGATTGATGCATTGGTGGCCGTATGGGTTGGTATGAGTGCTGACGCCCTCATCGCGGCGTACCGTGGCCGGTTTCCGGTGCTACAGAAGTACGAGGCAGCGACCTGGTTCGACGCTGATGGTTGGAAGATTGCGAGCTACGCACGGACATTCGGTCAACGCCAAACAAAGGCAAGTTGGGTTCAGTTCGAGGCCTATCGCGAGGATCCGGAGAATGTTCCACCGCCAGATGGATACACCGCGCCGTTCTATAAGGCGGATCGGGAGAAGGAGATGCGGGAGGCGCACGCTGTTTTTAAGGCTCGGTTGGATGCGGCGGTAGAGCGTGGCGAGTGGGATCCGGTCAAGCAGGAGGTGTCGAACGCATGAGGCCGACGCTGGAAGCGCAGGGACTCAAGGAAAGCCTCCTGCAATACCTGTCAACCACGTACGCACTGACCGACGAAGGCGCGCGCGAGTCGCTACACCGGTTCCTGGGGGACGAGACCGCTGGCATGTTTCGCGGTCCCTTCCTCCGTATCCGCGCGCCGTTTGTTACCGCCGACGCCAGCTGGCGTGACAGCCTGGACTGGCGGCCAGACAACTGGACCCCGTACGCGCACCAAGCCGCCGCCTTTGCCCGCCTGACTTCGGCACACGACCACACTCCACAACCGACACTCGTCACCACCGGTACGGGATCAGGGAAGACGGAGGCGTTTCTATATCCGGTCCTTGACCACTGCATACGTGAAAAGGCGGCCGGCCGGGACGGAATCAAGGCGGTCATCCTCTATCCCATGAACGCTCTGGCCGCTGACCAGGCACAGCGTCTCAACGATCTACTCGTCGAGCACCAGGAGTTAGCCCGACTCCGCAGCGGTCTCTACATCGGCGAAAAGGCAGCGACGACGTACGAGAAGGTTTACACAAATCGCTCGGACATGTGGCTGTCGCCGCCAGATATCCTGCTCACTAACTACAAGATGCTCGACATGCTGCTTCAGCGCTCATACGACGCTCCATTATGGACCGACGCTGATCTGCGCTATGTCGTTGTCGACGAGTTCCATACATACGACGGTGCGCAAGGTACCGATGTGGCAATGCTGCTTCGACGGCTGGCGGCCGCGGTCGGAGCATCCGAGCCCGGTCGGCCACTCGGCCGAATCTGTCCGGTGGCGACGTCCGCAACACTGGCCTCCGGTAGGAGTCAGGATGATCAGACCAATCTCCTCGAAGTCGCGACCCAGATTTTCGGCACCGAGTTCACCGCTGACGCCGTCATCGGGGAAGACCGGCAATCTGTCGAGGAGTTTATCCCAACCGAAGGGTTCGACCCACTTCTTCCAATGCCGTTGCCCGAACAATTAGCTGCGCTGCCCGATCCATCGAAGAACCCAGATGCAGCCGCCGATCTCGTCGAAGCGGTTACAGGCGAACGTGGCTTGGACCCGTTCGAGCTTGGCAAGAAACTGAAGAAGCACGTTCTTACCTCCGCCGTCCTGCATTCCCTCACAGATGGAGTGCGGACTAACGCGGAGATATTGAATAGAATGTGGCGCGCCAACGCGCAGTCGTGGGTGCAGACGATCACTCGCCAGCCTGACGTGGCGGCCACAGCTTTGGCTCGCTTCGTGGCATTACTTTCAATAGCTCGCGATCCCGCCTCCAAAGCGGAACATCCGCGACCATTCGTTCACGTTGAGGTCCATCAATGGGCGCGGTCGGTGTCTCGACTGGTACGTGGGGTTCAACCCTGGCCCGAAGCCGAGTTCCGATGGGACTCGCCGGGAGCTACCGATCTGCAGAGCTCGATCCACGCCCGTACGACCCCGGTCACCGTGGCGACCTCCGGCCAACCAGCAAACCTGTTCCTCCCGGCGATCTACTGCCGGGAGTGCGGCCGCTCCGGTTGGGCAGTGTTCTCTCCGGAGAGCGACGATCAGGAAGTCGAGTTCGACACGCACAAGACTCGGCTGGCGTCGACTGGTCGTGACAAGGTCCGGGTACGGAACTTGATCGCGGCAACCAACCACGAGGCGCGTGAGGTCTTCACAACGGCGCCAGTCACCGGACGAAGCGATACCGGCGCACTTGGGCAAGGCGCCGGCGGTGCACTGATGGTGCTGGATGGTCTACGCCACAGGCTGCGGCCACCTGATCCGGGCAATGACTACAGCCCGCAAGGCGAGCCGCGGCTAGCTGCCCGAGACTCAACGTTCGTTCTGGTCAACCTCGGCCCGACAGCGAATACGGCAGCGTCGCAGGACTGGTGCCCTGCATGCGGTGAACACAATGCGATCCGCTATCTCGGCACCGGCGCCGCGGCGCTCGCCGCGGCTTGTGTTACTCAGCTCTTTACGGGCGGCGAGCTCGACCCTGAGCTGGGCGAGGAAAAGACGCTGATGTTCAACGACTCCGTGCAAGACGCCGCCCACCGGGCGGGGTTCGTCGCAAGCCGCTCATACACCTTCTCCCTCCGCGCGCTCTTCAAGAAACACCTCTTCGAGGAAGATCAGACCCCACTCAATGACCTAATTGCCGATGTTGTTGCGGCAACAACAGACCCTCAAACGTTACGTGCCGTCGTGCCGACTGATCTTCACGACCTCAGAGGTGTCAGCAAGCTGCTTTCCGGACAGGGTGGTGGCCGCAACCTGCCCACCTGGCGGCTCGTCGGTGAACGGCTCGCTTTCGAAGCCCTGATGGAGTTCGGCTTTCGATCGCGCAATGGCCGCACGCTCGAGTTGACGCGTACCGCGGCCGCGCACGTACGTATCCCCGACGCCGAGCTTGCGATCGAGCTTGTTAAAGCCACACACCTAGAACCGACAAAGGCCGACGTGCCGCTGATCATGCAGGACGACGCTCGGTACCTAGCGTTTCTCCGCGTATTCCTGGAGCGGCTGCGGACGCGCGGTGCGGTCAAGCATCAGTGGCTAGCGAACTACCTACGCGAAGCTGGTACCAGTCGATACCACATCTGGGGCGGCAGGCCCGAGGGCATGCGGGCCTTTCCTCGGGGGATCGCCGCTCCTATTTTCCTCATCAATCAGCCCAAGGCGGGAAGCGAGTTCGATTTTGCGACTGGGAGGCTCTCTTGGTACGAGCGCTGGACCCAACGCTGCCTGGAACTGCCGCGCGAGATGGTTCCTGACTTCTGGAACCGCCTGCTCCCGCAGCTCGCTACCGCGGGGGTGCTGTCGGTTGCCACACCCAATGACAGCTCGGTTCGGATCTACGGCCTACAGCCTGGCAACATCGGCATTCAGCTGTTGACGGATGACGCGGTAAACGTCGCGTTCGTACGTTGCCCGGTCTGTTTTTGGGAACAGACGGTGCACCCAACGCTGCTCGACCAGTGGCATGGCCAGCCTTGCCCCTCATACCGGTGTCGTGCTGGCCGGCTGATCGCCGGCGACCGGCCTGAAGAGCTAGGAGTCCACCACCGGGACCGAGACTACCGCAACGACTACTACCGGCACCTTTACCGGAAAGCCGGCACGTATCAAGTCATCACCGCCGAGCACACCGGCATGCTCAGCCGTGCGGAGCGGGAACGCGTGGAGGCGGCCTTCAGACACGGCACCGGATTCAGGGATCCTAATGTGTTGTCCTGTACGCCGACCCTCGAAATGGGTATCGACATCGGCGATCTGTCTGCCGTGGTACTGGCCGCGCTGCCACGGCGGCCGGCAAATTACGCACAACAGGTCGGACGGGCCGGTCGTCGTACCGGCAACGCCTTCTTGCTAACGATTCCCGACCGCCGGCGCCGAGACCTGTACTTCCTTGAGCAACCTCAAGAGATGATTGCGGGACAAATCATTCCTCCTGGCTGCTATCTGTCTGCGATCGAGATCCTTCGCCGTCAGTATCTTGCACACCTGCTGGACCTGGCCGCTCGTGGACGGCTCATACGCGGCGACGGCATTCCGTTGCGCGCCCTTCCCTCGCACGCACCCGCGCTTTTCGGTCCGTCTGGGTATCTGAGGGACCTCGTCGAGCTGGCCGTTGCCCAAGGAGATAGGCTCGTCGAAGATTTCCTCGGGCTCTTCCCTACTGGAGTGACCGATGAAGCTAAGGCGGACCTACACGCATTTGCCACCCGAGGGCTTCGCGGCAAGGTAGAGGAAGCTGAACGTGCATGGCGCGACGCAGAAGAGGTCCTGCGCACCAGGCTGAAGTTGATCGACGAGGCGCACGATGAGCTCCACGACTCAGATCCAGAGCAACTTCAGCAAAAGAAAGAACTAGATGGCGAGCGCCGAGCAGTCAGCAAGAAACTTACGGGATTAGGATTGACACTTGCCCAGAACGCGATGTGCGATTTAGGACTGCTGCCAAACTATGCGTTGATCGATGCCGTAACGACCTTGAATGCGACACTCTACT
Proteins encoded:
- a CDS encoding DEAD/DEAH box helicase is translated as MRPTLEAQGLKESLLQYLSTTYALTDEGARESLHRFLGDETAGMFRGPFLRIRAPFVTADASWRDSLDWRPDNWTPYAHQAAAFARLTSAHDHTPQPTLVTTGTGSGKTEAFLYPVLDHCIREKAAGRDGIKAVILYPMNALAADQAQRLNDLLVEHQELARLRSGLYIGEKAATTYEKVYTNRSDMWLSPPDILLTNYKMLDMLLQRSYDAPLWTDADLRYVVVDEFHTYDGAQGTDVAMLLRRLAAAVGASEPGRPLGRICPVATSATLASGRSQDDQTNLLEVATQIFGTEFTADAVIGEDRQSVEEFIPTEGFDPLLPMPLPEQLAALPDPSKNPDAAADLVEAVTGERGLDPFELGKKLKKHVLTSAVLHSLTDGVRTNAEILNRMWRANAQSWVQTITRQPDVAATALARFVALLSIARDPASKAEHPRPFVHVEVHQWARSVSRLVRGVQPWPEAEFRWDSPGATDLQSSIHARTTPVTVATSGQPANLFLPAIYCRECGRSGWAVFSPESDDQEVEFDTHKTRLASTGRDKVRVRNLIAATNHEAREVFTTAPVTGRSDTGALGQGAGGALMVLDGLRHRLRPPDPGNDYSPQGEPRLAARDSTFVLVNLGPTANTAASQDWCPACGEHNAIRYLGTGAAALAAACVTQLFTGGELDPELGEEKTLMFNDSVQDAAHRAGFVASRSYTFSLRALFKKHLFEEDQTPLNDLIADVVAATTDPQTLRAVVPTDLHDLRGVSKLLSGQGGGRNLPTWRLVGERLAFEALMEFGFRSRNGRTLELTRTAAAHVRIPDAELAIELVKATHLEPTKADVPLIMQDDARYLAFLRVFLERLRTRGAVKHQWLANYLREAGTSRYHIWGGRPEGMRAFPRGIAAPIFLINQPKAGSEFDFATGRLSWYERWTQRCLELPREMVPDFWNRLLPQLATAGVLSVATPNDSSVRIYGLQPGNIGIQLLTDDAVNVAFVRCPVCFWEQTVHPTLLDQWHGQPCPSYRCRAGRLIAGDRPEELGVHHRDRDYRNDYYRHLYRKAGTYQVITAEHTGMLSRAERERVEAAFRHGTGFRDPNVLSCTPTLEMGIDIGDLSAVVLAALPRRPANYAQQVGRAGRRTGNAFLLTIPDRRRRDLYFLEQPQEMIAGQIIPPGCYLSAIEILRRQYLAHLLDLAARGRLIRGDGIPLRALPSHAPALFGPSGYLRDLVELAVAQGDRLVEDFLGLFPTGVTDEAKADLHAFATRGLRGKVEEAERAWRDAEEVLRTRLKLIDEAHDELHDSDPEQLQQKKELDGERRAVSKKLTGLGLTLAQNAMCDLGLLPNYALIDAVTTLNATLYWPEVNERTGKNWYTSALRSYSRPQRFALSELAPGNTFYVNGYKHEIGGLEIGTAARPQWRNWRFCQDCGYVRTENAVDDRSPCPRCNSTRIADDGSCLHKVVEPSIVTSRDKREDARIGDDRDDRDQRLFSVIDAVDIPLEAIDPGTSWRHATQTFGVDYCRTTVIRRVNVGEARFDRQVEDDLAGQSVRLSPFYVCTGCGAATADGRPVFDHHPDALNSSAARNPQLKHHLPWCRLRRGKSPESVPQEPVLLAHELRTEALRILLPAVTVLVEEKVHSFRAALRLGVDKHFGGDPQHLDTTLASMPDAASGERRYFLVLYDRLPGGTGYLHRLTGADAMKATLLEARRVLLNCPCQDEGRRACHRCLHRYTDERYQDIVSRREALEILNDLLGPIDERGNVLDDTWVTDKVPTTDLIGLDGQVESDLEARFLAALRQWVTTDGTAALDEDGRASGYLRFADSAGIVSWRLTAQRSHGYTRTDFTFERTDGPRQTVTVYVDGYNFHATGERNRVATDGNKRNQLRADGGIIFQVTWTDLDLFENRKTDAEPVWPPYRGNAQNQAKDVYEQLGGRRADLADAVFVNPIETLLAYLRQPDGAIWARGAKALVSGLMTSASPIAQGVNRTGARQALQAELASNRGNSPAKALEASNGPVHIMRSTDLHGLSLVFTLDSANGTSAADVRWSAIAILDDTADAMDADDYRLRWRSWLYWSNLLQFLGYAGGDGIQLATSSAAGYPVEVLAVCGGVGELGSFVDKVKPRSPAGPAGGSKRRLSEVASISASAEPVLRSLVRDSRWDKEILPILEVDEPDSELTELARELAAQGKQAPVFGYELGERGWQVDFGWEVLKVAVVPKVHESPDEEARKRDEAYEEAGWTVRTAADWLDDFDMLLQLLPDAEGTVSP